CCTTCTTGGGTGGGTCTGCCTCTGGCGGAGACATACGCTGGTCTCCTGTTACTCAAAAAACAGAGGCAACTTATTCAAATTTACTTCCCGGTAGCTATATATTTATGATAAAGGCGTGCAATAATGACGGATTGTGGAATAAAAATCCAACAACTTTCAGCTTTATAATATCCCCTCCTTTCTGGCAGACCTGGTGGTTTTACCTGTTATGTATTTTTTCTGCAAGCGGCTCTGTTTATGGTTTTGTTAAAATACGCGAACGAAATCTAAAAAGAGAAAAGAAGATATTAAAAGAAAAAGTTGAGATCAGAACCAGGCAATTACAGGGAAAGAATATTGAATTAGAAGAAAAAAACCAAACCCTGGCAAAGAAAAATAAACAAATTACTGACAGTATCAATTATGCAAGACGTATTCAACAGGCTATTCTTCCTTCTGATGATGAAATAAAAAAACATTTACATGATTCATTCATTTTGTTTAAACCACGAGATGTAGTTAGTGGAGATTTTTATTGGCTTGCTTCCTTACCTGTCATTCCGGGTGCAGGGAAGGGTAGAAGCGTTGGCGTGAACGAGGAATCTCCTGAATCACTACCTGTAATTGTAGCGGCTGTAGATTGCACCGGTCACGGTGTGCCGGGCGCGTTCATGTCGATGATCGGTAATACCCTTTTAAATGAGATCGTTAATGAAAAAGGCATAACAAAACCTTCTGAAATTCTCGCAGAATTAAATACAGGGATCAAGAAAGCCTTGCATCAAAACGGACAAGAAACCCGCTCAGATGACGGAATGGATATATCGCTTGTTTCCATTGATCCTGAAAAACGCAGGATTAGTTTCGCAGGCGCCGGACGACCGTTATATATCGCTTCAAATGGGATCTTAAATGAAATTAAAGGGAATCCTCATGGTATTGGCGGTGGAAGAAAGAAAATAATCAAAAACTTTACCCACCATGAATATACATTAAAAAAAGGCGACACCTTTTATCTTTTCTCAGATGGGTATATTGACCAATTTGGTGGGGAAGAAAATAGAAAATTTATGATTGAAAGATTCGAAAAGCTTCTACTTGATATAAATCACCTTACTATGCAAGAACAATTTAGTAGCTTAGAAAACAGTTTTGAAGAATGGAAAGGGAGTGGTAAACAGATAGATGATGTGTTGGTGATCGGGGTAAAAGTTTAGTTATTGGTTTGTTAGTTTTTAGTTAATGAATACTACACACTACAAATGCTCAAAAAACATAGCCACCCTGCGGGATAGCAACGTTTTTTAGCATAGACGGTAAATGCAAGAGTCGGGAAACTAAATAACTAATAACTAATTTAATTGAACCATGGAAACAGACACTATCAATTTATTATCTGAAAGGATCAATGCCCTGTCAGAATCTGAAACAATAGCGATGGCTAAAAAAGCCAGGGAGCTTGCTTCAACGGGGGTTGATGTGATCAATTTAAGCCTGGGCGAACCTGATTTTCAAACACCCGCCCACATTAAGGAGGCAGCCAAAAGAGCAATTGATGATGGATATACTTTTTACACCCCTGTACCCGGGTATCCTGAGCTGAGGCAGGCAATCGTAGATAAGTTAAAAAGAGACAATGATCTTGATTATAAAACTGAAAATATCGTAGTATCCACCGGGGCAAAGCAATGCCTTGCCAACCTGATGCTCTGCTTAGTCAACCCGGGTGATGAGGTTATCGTTTTTACACCCTATTGGGTGACCTACAGAGAGATCATAAAGCTTTCCGGGGGAAAAGCTGTTTTCCTGGAAAGCAGCATTGAAAATGATTTTAAGATCTCACCGGAGGACCTCCGGGCAGCTATCACCCCCAACACCAAAGCCATCCTGTACTCATCTCCCTGCAACCCAACGGGTAGCGTTTACTCCAAAGAGGAACTGCAGGAAATAGCCGGCATTGTGGCTCAGCATGAGCACATTATTGTGATCGCTGACGAGATATATGAATACATCAATTTCACCGGAAAACATGAGACCATCGCCCAGTTTGAAACCATCAAAGACAGGGTCATCATTGTAAATGGAGTTTCAAAAGGTTTTGCCATGACCGGCTGGCGCCTGGGCTATATGGCTGCTCCCCGGCAGATAGCCTGTGCATGTGATAAAATGCAGGGACAATTCACTTCAGGCGCCTGCTCTATAGCTCAAAAAGCTGCTGTTGAAGCGTTGACAGGTGACATGCTGCCTACCAAAGATATGGCAGCAGCATTCCTCCGCAGGCGGGATATGGTGTTAGCGCTGGTCAAAGATATTCCCGGGATTAAAAGCTACGTGCCCCAGGGCGCTTTTTATCTCTTTCCTGATATGAGCTTTTATTTCGGGAGGCGCTCAGGTGAATACACGATCAAAAATGCAAACGACCTTTGTATGTATCTGCTGAATGATGCACATGTTTCGTTGGTTCCCGGCAACGCATTCGGAGCCCCGGATTGTGTAAGGTTCTCATTTGCTGCCTCTGATGAAAAGCTCAAAGATGCGATTGAAAGGATAAAGAATAGTTTAGAGAAGCTTGAATAAAAAATATTAAATTACTACCAGGTTGTTAAAGAATTCGCTATCTTTGTTAAAAATTTTAAAATTATGTTAGTGCTAAAAGGAACATATTACAACGGAGAAATAAATCTTGAAAATGAGATCAAGACAGATAAGCCAGTTAAGGTCATAGTAACATTTGTAGAAGAAATTAAGAAGCCTCAAAAAAAGAAAACCAAAAAAAAAGGATTAAAACTAAGTGATTTTCATTTTTATGAGGCAAGGGAGTTGTTAAAAGACTATAAAGGTTCATTTGCGGATGAAGTGATTAGAGAAAGACGAAATTCATAATTGAACTATTCAACGGGGTGAATATATTTTTAGATACTTCTACATTATTTAAACTTTATCATACTGAAACAGGTACTGAAGATATTGATAAAATAATCAGGAAAAAAGAAGTTAGTAAAATATATCTTTCTGATATTACAAAAATAGAGTTTGAATCTGTTGCCTGGAAAAAAGCAAGGATTAAAGAAATTAACGAACAAAAAGCTTATGGGATAATCAAGATATTCCGTAAGGATTATTACAAATTTATTTTTATTAAAGATGATAATTTAGTCAAAAATATTGCAAAGGATATGATGACAAAGCATGGAATAGATGGATTAAGAACCCTTGACGCTATACAATTAGCCACAGCAGTTTCACTCAAAGCCAAAGTTGATCTAAACAAAAGCTCAGATAAATTACTAACAAAACTGTTTGAAAAAGAAGGGTTAGTTGTAAAATGACGGAACAAAAGATCACGATCAACAATGGTGTATTACAAGTACCTGATACGCCTACCATACCATTTATAGAAGGAGATGGCACAGGCCCTGATATTTGGGCGGCTGCTCAGCGTGTTTTAGAAACTTCAGTAGAAAAAGCTTATGGCGGCAGCAAAAAGATAATCTGGAAGGAGGTTTTAGCCGGGGAAAAGGCTTTTAATCAGACAGGTTCCTGGCTGCCGGATGAAACTCTTAAAGCTTTCAGGGAATATTTGGTAGGTATTAAAGGGCCTCTTACCACACCTGTTGGAGGTGGTATCCGCTCGCTCAATGTTGCGCTTCGCCAGCAATTAGACCTTTATTGTTGCATCCGGCCGGTTCGTTGGTTTAAGGGAGTGCCCTCACCGTTAAAGAGGCCTGAGCTTTGTGATATGGTGATCTATCGTGAAAATACCGAAGATATTTATGCAGGTATAGAATATATGGATGGTACACCGGAAGTAAAAAAGATGCTTAATTTTTTGCAAAATAAAATGGGCGTCAAAAATATAAGATTCCCTGAAACATCATCGATAGGGATCAAGCCCGTTTCCAAAGAAGGTTCCCAGCGGCTTATCAAGGCTGCTATTCAGTATGCTATCAAATATAAGAAGCCGTCTGTTACTTTAGTGCACAAAGGAAACATTATGAAATTTACTGAAGGAGCATT
Above is a window of Cytophagales bacterium DNA encoding:
- a CDS encoding NADP-dependent isocitrate dehydrogenase, whose product is MTEQKITINNGVLQVPDTPTIPFIEGDGTGPDIWAAAQRVLETSVEKAYGGSKKIIWKEVLAGEKAFNQTGSWLPDETLKAFREYLVGIKGPLTTPVGGGIRSLNVALRQQLDLYCCIRPVRWFKGVPSPLKRPELCDMVIYRENTEDIYAGIEYMDGTPEVKKMLNFLQNKMGVKNIRFPETSSIGIKPVSKEGSQRLIKAAIQYAIKYKKPSVTLVHKGNIMKFTEGAFKNWGYEIAESEFADKVFTWTEYDRIAEKEGKDAANKAQEVATNKGRILIKDVIADAFLQQILLRPAEYSVIATLNLNGDYISDALAAMVGGIGIAPGANINFISGHAIFEATHGTAPKYAGQDKVNPGSLILSGALLLEYLGWTEPADLIYKGLENAIASKQVTYDFHRLMDGATLLKCSEFGKEIIKNM
- a CDS encoding pyridoxal phosphate-dependent aminotransferase, which translates into the protein METDTINLLSERINALSESETIAMAKKARELASTGVDVINLSLGEPDFQTPAHIKEAAKRAIDDGYTFYTPVPGYPELRQAIVDKLKRDNDLDYKTENIVVSTGAKQCLANLMLCLVNPGDEVIVFTPYWVTYREIIKLSGGKAVFLESSIENDFKISPEDLRAAITPNTKAILYSSPCNPTGSVYSKEELQEIAGIVAQHEHIIVIADEIYEYINFTGKHETIAQFETIKDRVIIVNGVSKGFAMTGWRLGYMAAPRQIACACDKMQGQFTSGACSIAQKAAVEALTGDMLPTKDMAAAFLRRRDMVLALVKDIPGIKSYVPQGAFYLFPDMSFYFGRRSGEYTIKNANDLCMYLLNDAHVSLVPGNAFGAPDCVRFSFAASDEKLKDAIERIKNSLEKLE
- a CDS encoding type II toxin-antitoxin system VapC family toxin, which gives rise to MIELFNGVNIFLDTSTLFKLYHTETGTEDIDKIIRKKEVSKIYLSDITKIEFESVAWKKARIKEINEQKAYGIIKIFRKDYYKFIFIKDDNLVKNIAKDMMTKHGIDGLRTLDAIQLATAVSLKAKVDLNKSSDKLLTKLFEKEGLVVK